A single region of the Geobacillus subterraneus genome encodes:
- the miaB gene encoding tRNA (N6-isopentenyl adenosine(37)-C2)-methylthiotransferase MiaB, which translates to MNEKQRLEQTGQIQTASHPADRKSDLDRLKAKTTKDYEKYFTSVFLPPNLKEAKKRGKEEVQYVKDFTIPDEFRGMGRGRKFYIRTYGCQMNEHDTEVMAGIFMALGYEPTDRPEEANVILLNTCAIRENAENKVFGELGYLKPLKTTNPDLLLGVCGCMSQEEAVVNKILKQYQYVDMIFGTHNIHRLPYILHEAYMSKEMVVEVWSKEGDVVENLPKVRKGDIKAWVNIMYGCDKFCTYCIVPYTRGKERSRRPEDIIQEVRQLAAQGYKEITLLGQNVNAYGKDFNDIQYGLGDLMDELRKIDIARIRFTTSHPRDFDDRLIEVLAKRGNLVEHIHLPVQSGSTEILKMMGRKYTREEYLELVRKIKAAIPDVALTTDIIVGFPNETDEQFEETLSLYREVQFDSAYTFIYSPREGTPAAKMNDNVPMEVKKERLQRLNALVQEIAAKKMKQYEGQVVEVLVEGESKTNPDVLAGYTRKNKLVHFVGPKSLVGQLVNVRITQAKTWTLTGELVNEAIEVN; encoded by the coding sequence ATGAACGAAAAGCAACGTTTGGAACAAACCGGACAAATTCAAACAGCCAGCCATCCAGCGGACAGAAAATCCGACTTGGATCGGCTGAAAGCAAAAACGACGAAAGACTATGAGAAATATTTCACGAGCGTCTTTCTTCCGCCCAACTTAAAAGAGGCGAAAAAACGCGGCAAGGAAGAAGTGCAGTATGTGAAAGACTTTACGATTCCGGATGAGTTCCGGGGCATGGGGCGCGGGCGGAAGTTTTACATCCGCACGTACGGCTGCCAGATGAACGAGCATGACACGGAAGTGATGGCCGGCATTTTCATGGCGCTCGGCTATGAGCCGACCGACCGTCCGGAAGAGGCGAACGTCATTTTGCTCAACACGTGTGCGATCCGCGAAAATGCGGAAAACAAAGTGTTCGGCGAACTCGGCTACTTAAAGCCGCTCAAAACGACGAACCCGGATTTGCTGCTTGGCGTATGCGGCTGTATGTCGCAAGAAGAAGCGGTTGTCAATAAAATCTTAAAACAATACCAGTATGTCGACATGATTTTCGGCACGCACAACATCCATCGCCTGCCGTACATTTTGCATGAGGCGTACATGTCGAAGGAAATGGTCGTCGAAGTATGGTCGAAAGAAGGCGATGTCGTCGAAAACTTACCGAAGGTGCGCAAAGGCGACATTAAAGCATGGGTCAACATTATGTACGGCTGCGACAAGTTTTGCACGTACTGCATCGTTCCGTACACGCGCGGCAAGGAGCGAAGCCGCCGTCCGGAAGACATCATCCAAGAAGTGCGCCAGCTCGCGGCCCAAGGCTACAAAGAAATTACGCTGCTCGGGCAAAACGTCAACGCCTACGGGAAAGACTTCAACGATATTCAATACGGCCTTGGCGATTTGATGGACGAGCTGCGCAAAATTGATATCGCGCGCATCCGCTTTACGACAAGCCATCCGCGCGACTTTGACGACCGGCTCATCGAAGTGCTTGCCAAGCGCGGCAATTTAGTCGAACATATTCATTTGCCGGTGCAATCGGGCAGCACGGAAATTTTGAAAATGATGGGGCGGAAATATACACGCGAGGAGTATTTGGAACTCGTCCGCAAAATTAAAGCGGCCATTCCGGATGTCGCGTTGACGACCGACATTATCGTCGGCTTTCCGAACGAAACGGACGAGCAGTTTGAAGAAACGTTGTCGCTTTACCGTGAAGTCCAGTTTGATTCGGCGTATACGTTCATTTACTCGCCGCGTGAAGGCACCCCGGCGGCGAAAATGAATGACAACGTGCCGATGGAAGTGAAAAAAGAGCGGCTTCAGCGCCTGAACGCCCTCGTTCAGGAGATTGCGGCGAAGAAAATGAAACAATACGAGGGTCAAGTCGTCGAAGTGCTCGTTGAAGGCGAAAGCAAAACGAATCCAGATGTGCTAGCGGGATATACGCGCAAAAACAAGCTTGTCCACTTCGTCGGCCCGAAATCGCTCGTCGGCCAGTTGGTCAACGTGCGCATTACGCAGGCGAAAACGTGGACGTTGACGGGCGAATTAGTGAATGAAGCGATCGAGGTGAACTAA
- the mutL gene encoding DNA mismatch repair endonuclease MutL — MGRIRKLDDQLANKIAAGEVVERPASVVKELVENAIDAHSTVIDIELEEAGMTKIRIIDNGDGMEEDDCLLAFERHATSKIQDEHDLFRIRTLGFRGEALPSIASVSEVELVTSTGRGPGTKLVLQGGALISCERAAGRKGTDITVSNLFFNTPARLKYMKTIHTELGHAADVVNRLALAHPDVSFRLRHHGKTLLATNGSGDVRHVLAAIYGMETAKQMIPLEAESLDFTVRGYVSLPEVTRASRNYISLIVNGRYVRNMPLMKAIEAGYHTLLPIGRYPIVFLAIDMDPVLVDVNVHPAKLEVRFSKEAELNELVTAAIRQAFRRRTLIPSVSADSKTAKAKAEQAAWTLAHRVHEPAAPLDGKAGETSDVTAAAPLAGKETLGPPPAAAQADAPARWEEAAAPIISEKKAGADDAFMAEPKPAAEAGEKPAAHLPDTGRADGKPAADRLPPLYPIGQLHGTYILAENEHGLYMIDQHAAQERVNYEYFREKLGEVTNEVQELLVPLTFEYPADEYERIAACRDELARCGVFLEPFGLRAFLVRSHPVWFPKGKEKEIIEEMIEHVLAAKTVDIKQLREQAAIMMSCKRAIKANQHLRNDEIFVLLEALRKTTDPFTCPHGRPIIVHFSTYEIEKLFKRVM; from the coding sequence ATGGGACGCATTCGCAAGCTCGACGATCAGCTAGCGAACAAAATCGCCGCTGGCGAAGTGGTCGAACGGCCGGCTTCGGTGGTGAAAGAGCTCGTCGAGAACGCCATCGACGCCCATAGCACGGTGATTGACATTGAACTCGAGGAAGCCGGGATGACGAAAATCCGCATTATTGACAACGGTGACGGAATGGAAGAGGATGACTGTCTTCTCGCTTTTGAACGGCATGCGACAAGCAAAATTCAAGACGAACACGATTTGTTCCGCATTCGCACGCTTGGCTTTCGCGGTGAGGCGCTGCCGAGCATTGCCTCGGTGTCCGAAGTGGAGCTGGTGACCAGCACTGGACGCGGCCCGGGGACGAAGCTTGTGTTACAAGGCGGTGCGCTCATATCTTGCGAACGGGCAGCCGGGCGCAAAGGAACGGACATCACGGTGTCCAACTTATTTTTCAACACCCCGGCAAGGCTGAAATATATGAAAACGATCCATACTGAGCTCGGTCATGCGGCCGATGTCGTCAACCGGTTAGCGCTTGCTCATCCGGACGTGTCGTTCCGGCTTCGCCATCACGGCAAAACGTTGCTTGCGACAAACGGAAGCGGTGATGTCCGGCATGTGCTCGCCGCCATTTACGGCATGGAAACGGCGAAGCAAATGATACCGCTTGAGGCGGAGTCGCTCGATTTTACTGTTCGCGGCTATGTTTCCTTGCCGGAAGTGACGCGCGCTTCGCGCAATTATATATCGCTCATTGTCAACGGGCGCTACGTGCGCAACATGCCGCTGATGAAGGCGATTGAGGCCGGCTACCATACGTTGTTGCCGATCGGCCGCTATCCGATTGTATTTCTCGCGATTGACATGGATCCGGTGCTCGTGGATGTGAACGTCCATCCAGCGAAACTCGAGGTCCGCTTCAGCAAAGAAGCCGAGTTAAACGAGCTCGTCACCGCTGCAATCCGCCAAGCGTTCCGCCGACGGACGCTCATTCCATCCGTATCTGCCGACAGCAAAACGGCCAAAGCGAAGGCGGAGCAAGCGGCCTGGACATTGGCCCACCGCGTTCATGAACCAGCCGCCCCGCTCGACGGAAAAGCGGGGGAAACGAGCGATGTGACCGCAGCAGCGCCTTTAGCCGGCAAAGAAACGCTTGGCCCGCCTCCCGCCGCCGCCCAAGCCGATGCGCCTGCCCGATGGGAAGAAGCGGCGGCGCCGATAATTTCAGAAAAAAAGGCGGGTGCTGATGACGCGTTTATGGCCGAGCCGAAGCCGGCTGCCGAGGCCGGGGAAAAACCGGCGGCGCACCTGCCGGATACCGGACGGGCCGACGGGAAACCGGCGGCCGACCGCCTCCCGCCGCTTTATCCAATCGGTCAGCTGCACGGCACGTATATTTTGGCTGAGAATGAACACGGGCTCTATATGATCGATCAGCATGCGGCGCAAGAACGGGTCAACTACGAATATTTCCGGGAAAAACTTGGTGAAGTGACCAATGAGGTGCAAGAGCTGCTCGTTCCGCTGACGTTTGAATACCCGGCCGATGAATACGAGCGAATCGCCGCCTGCCGCGACGAACTCGCCCGCTGCGGCGTATTTCTTGAACCGTTCGGCCTACGGGCGTTTCTCGTTCGCTCCCATCCTGTGTGGTTTCCGAAAGGGAAAGAAAAAGAAATCATCGAGGAAATGATTGAACACGTACTGGCGGCCAAAACGGTCGATATCAAGCAGCTGCGCGAGCAAGCCGCCATCATGATGAGCTGCAAGCGCGCCATTAAAGCGAACCAACATTTGCGCAACGATGAAATCTTCGTTTTGCTCGAAGCGTTGCGGAAGACAACCGACCCGTTCACTTGCCCGCACGGCCGGCCCATCATCGTGCATTTTTCAACCTATGAAATTGAAAAGTTATTTAAACGGGTAATGTAA
- a CDS encoding 2-oxoacid:acceptor oxidoreductase subunit alpha, protein MIEQLSWKVGGQQGEGIESTGEIFSAALNRLGYYLYGYRHFSSRIKGGHTNNKIRVSTKPVRAVADDLDILVAFDQETIDFNFHELRSGGIVIADAKFNPVIPEREGVSLYAVPFTDIATELGNSLMKNMVAIGATSAVLGLDAGVFESVVADTFARKGAQVVEKNMEAIRTGAQYMEKQLDGRAEPMKLAKADGKQRMFMIGNDAIALGALAGGARFMAAYPITPASEIMEYLIKKLPDFGGAVIQTEDEIAACTMAIGANYAGARAFTASAGPGLSLMAEAIGLAGMTETPLVVVDTQRGGPSTGLPTKQEQSDLLAMIYGTHGEIPKIVMAPSTVEEAFYDMAEALNLAEEYQCPVIFLSDLQLSLGKQTVEPLDYDRVEIRRGKLVNGELPPLAGKDNFKRYEVTPDGISPRVLPGTKHGIHHVTGVEHAETGRPSETAANRQAQMEKRLRKLEHIHFPTPVHKHIRHEEPDLLLVGFLSTRGAIEEALERLEQDGVKVNHAHIRLLHPFPVDDMRPLVEKAKRVVVIEQNATGQLASLLKMNVGHADKIASVLKFDGNPFLPGDVYTKCKELLAQWPPLKISAMM, encoded by the coding sequence ATGATCGAACAGCTGTCATGGAAAGTAGGCGGCCAGCAAGGGGAAGGGATTGAAAGCACAGGGGAAATTTTCTCCGCGGCGCTGAACCGCCTCGGGTACTATTTATACGGGTACCGCCATTTTTCTTCCCGCATTAAGGGGGGGCATACGAACAATAAAATCCGCGTCAGCACGAAACCGGTGCGGGCGGTCGCGGATGATTTGGATATCTTGGTCGCGTTCGATCAAGAGACGATCGATTTCAACTTTCACGAGCTCCGCAGCGGCGGCATCGTCATTGCGGACGCCAAATTCAACCCGGTAATTCCCGAACGGGAAGGGGTGTCGCTTTACGCTGTTCCGTTCACCGATATCGCGACGGAGCTTGGCAACTCGCTGATGAAAAACATGGTTGCCATCGGTGCGACGAGCGCGGTGCTTGGCTTAGATGCCGGCGTGTTCGAAAGCGTTGTCGCCGACACGTTCGCCCGCAAAGGGGCACAAGTCGTCGAGAAAAACATGGAAGCGATCCGCACCGGGGCGCAATATATGGAAAAGCAGCTTGACGGCCGCGCTGAGCCTATGAAACTCGCAAAAGCCGACGGCAAACAGCGGATGTTTATGATCGGCAACGATGCCATCGCGTTAGGGGCTCTTGCCGGCGGGGCGCGCTTTATGGCCGCGTATCCGATTACCCCGGCTTCTGAAATCATGGAATATTTGATCAAAAAATTGCCTGACTTCGGGGGTGCGGTCATTCAAACGGAGGACGAAATCGCTGCTTGCACGATGGCGATCGGCGCCAACTACGCCGGCGCCCGGGCGTTTACGGCCTCTGCCGGACCGGGGCTGTCGCTCATGGCTGAAGCGATCGGCCTAGCTGGAATGACGGAAACGCCGCTCGTTGTCGTCGATACGCAGCGGGGCGGCCCGAGCACCGGCTTGCCGACGAAGCAAGAACAATCGGACTTGCTTGCGATGATTTACGGCACGCACGGGGAAATTCCGAAAATCGTTATGGCGCCGAGCACCGTCGAGGAAGCGTTTTACGACATGGCGGAGGCGTTGAACTTAGCCGAGGAATACCAATGTCCGGTCATTTTCCTGTCGGATTTGCAGCTGTCGCTTGGCAAACAGACGGTCGAACCGCTCGACTACGACCGTGTTGAAATTCGCCGCGGCAAGCTTGTGAACGGGGAGTTGCCGCCGCTTGCCGGCAAAGACAATTTTAAACGGTATGAGGTGACGCCGGACGGCATCTCACCGCGGGTGCTGCCAGGGACGAAACACGGCATCCACCATGTCACCGGGGTCGAGCACGCGGAAACAGGGCGTCCGTCTGAAACAGCGGCAAACCGCCAGGCGCAAATGGAGAAGCGGCTGCGCAAGCTCGAGCACATCCATTTCCCAACGCCGGTGCATAAGCACATCCGCCACGAAGAGCCGGATTTGCTGCTTGTCGGCTTTTTATCAACGCGCGGAGCGATCGAGGAAGCGCTTGAGCGCCTCGAGCAGGACGGCGTCAAAGTCAACCACGCGCACATCCGCCTGCTTCATCCGTTCCCGGTGGACGACATGCGGCCGCTTGTTGAAAAAGCGAAACGGGTCGTCGTCATCGAGCAAAATGCGACCGGGCAATTGGCGAGCTTGTTGAAAATGAACGTCGGGCATGCCGATAAAATCGCAAGCGTCTTGAAATTTGACGGCAATCCATTCTTGCCAGGCGACGTTTATACCAAATGTAAGGAGTTGTTAGCACAATGGCCACCTTTAAAGATTTCCGCAATGATGTGA
- the mutS gene encoding DNA mismatch repair protein MutS: MPSYTPMIQQYLHIKAQYPDAFLFFRLGDFYEMFFDDAIKAAQELEITLTSRDGGGDERVPMCGVPYHSAQGYIEQLVEKGYKVAICEQVEDPKTAKGVVRREVVQLVTPGTLMEGKGLIEKENHYLATLTPFADGTYGLAYADLSTGEVRLTLLSSWEETINELHAIGAREIVIGSDSAEEWVRELKERYGAAVSYEDETSLRDEWSVVAGHVTQEKLRATVARLLHYFVRTQKRQLDHLQPAELYQVDQYMKMDRHSKLHLELVETVRSKGRKGSLLWLLDETVTAMGGRLLKQWLDRPLIDQRAIERRLDFVETLKTSYFERHELRDKLRGVYDIERLVGRIAYGNANARDLVQLKKSLVQVPALRQTVDSLPLAEADELAGRLDPCEELVALLECAIQEQPPLSVKEGNIIKDGYDEQLDRYRDASRNGKAWIAELEAKEREATGIKSLKVGYNRVFGYYIEVTKPNLPLIPEGRYERKQTLANAERFITAELKEKEALILEAEEKSVELEYELFVAIREQVKGYIPRLQKLAKAVAELDVLQSLATVSDERRYVRPQFSADRVLAIQGGRHPVVEKVLGAQTYVPNDCYMNRKREMLLITGPNMAGKSTYMRQVALTAIMAQIGCFVPAEQAVLPIFDQVFTRIGAADDLSAGQSTFMVEMLEARRAIAYATQNSLILFDEIGRGTSTYDGMALAQAMIEYIHDYIGAKTLFSTHYHELTALEGSLERLCNVHARAVEENGKVVFLHQIADGPADRSYGIHVAELAGLPAPLIERARDILAKLEQAAGNSALAHGLETGPENGAATKEALRPPRGLESNAKSAAGRADERSARQEAGDRADAVNEAAFEQLSMFPDFVPAPAEPHLSGKEKKALAALKEVNLLEMTPLEALNKLYELQKLLK, from the coding sequence ATGCCATCGTATACACCGATGATCCAGCAATATTTGCATATTAAAGCGCAATATCCGGACGCGTTTTTGTTTTTTCGGCTCGGTGACTTTTATGAAATGTTTTTTGATGACGCTATAAAGGCGGCGCAAGAGTTAGAAATTACATTGACAAGCCGCGACGGAGGCGGCGATGAGCGGGTGCCGATGTGCGGGGTGCCGTACCATTCGGCGCAAGGCTATATTGAACAACTCGTGGAAAAAGGCTACAAAGTCGCTATTTGCGAACAAGTGGAAGATCCGAAAACAGCAAAAGGCGTCGTGCGCCGCGAAGTCGTTCAGCTAGTTACTCCGGGCACGCTCATGGAAGGCAAAGGGCTCATCGAGAAAGAAAACCATTATTTAGCGACGCTGACGCCGTTTGCTGACGGTACATACGGATTGGCTTACGCGGATTTATCGACCGGCGAAGTCCGGTTGACGCTCCTTTCTTCATGGGAGGAGACGATAAACGAGCTGCACGCCATCGGGGCGCGGGAAATCGTCATCGGCTCTGACAGTGCCGAGGAGTGGGTGCGCGAGCTGAAAGAACGGTACGGAGCGGCCGTCTCGTACGAAGACGAAACATCGCTGCGGGACGAATGGAGCGTCGTCGCCGGCCATGTGACGCAAGAAAAGCTGCGGGCGACGGTCGCCCGCCTGCTCCATTACTTCGTCCGCACGCAAAAACGGCAGCTTGACCATTTGCAGCCGGCTGAGCTGTACCAGGTCGATCAGTATATGAAAATGGACCGGCATTCGAAGCTGCACTTAGAGTTAGTGGAAACGGTGCGGTCAAAAGGGAGGAAAGGATCGCTTCTATGGCTGCTCGATGAGACGGTGACAGCCATGGGAGGCCGGCTCTTGAAGCAATGGCTTGACCGGCCGCTCATTGACCAGCGTGCCATTGAACGGCGCCTCGATTTCGTAGAAACATTGAAAACGTCCTATTTTGAACGGCACGAACTGCGCGACAAGCTGCGCGGCGTCTATGACATCGAGCGGCTCGTCGGCCGCATCGCCTACGGCAACGCCAACGCCCGCGATCTCGTGCAGCTGAAAAAATCGCTCGTTCAAGTGCCAGCGCTTCGCCAGACGGTGGACAGCCTGCCGCTTGCCGAAGCGGACGAGCTGGCTGGGCGCCTGGACCCGTGCGAAGAGCTTGTCGCTTTGCTTGAGTGCGCCATTCAAGAACAGCCGCCGCTTTCCGTGAAGGAAGGAAACATCATTAAAGACGGGTATGATGAGCAGCTTGACCGCTATCGCGACGCAAGCCGCAACGGCAAAGCGTGGATCGCCGAACTGGAGGCGAAAGAGCGGGAAGCGACCGGCATTAAATCGCTCAAAGTCGGTTACAACCGCGTATTCGGCTATTATATTGAAGTGACGAAGCCGAACCTTCCGCTCATTCCGGAAGGACGCTATGAGCGGAAGCAGACGCTCGCCAACGCCGAGCGTTTTATTACCGCTGAGTTGAAAGAAAAAGAGGCGCTCATTTTAGAAGCGGAAGAAAAAAGTGTAGAGCTCGAATATGAGCTGTTTGTCGCCATTCGCGAGCAGGTGAAAGGATATATTCCGCGCCTGCAAAAGCTGGCTAAGGCGGTCGCTGAGCTTGATGTGCTTCAGTCGCTGGCGACGGTGAGCGATGAGCGGCGCTACGTGCGCCCGCAATTTTCCGCCGATCGCGTCTTGGCCATTCAAGGCGGCCGCCACCCGGTTGTCGAAAAAGTGCTCGGCGCGCAAACATACGTGCCGAACGACTGCTATATGAACCGCAAGCGGGAAATGCTGCTGATCACCGGGCCGAACATGGCCGGGAAAAGCACGTACATGCGGCAAGTGGCGCTCACCGCCATCATGGCGCAAATCGGTTGCTTCGTCCCGGCGGAGCAAGCGGTGCTGCCGATTTTCGATCAAGTGTTTACCCGCATCGGCGCTGCTGACGATTTGTCGGCCGGTCAAAGCACGTTTATGGTCGAAATGCTCGAGGCGCGCCGCGCCATCGCCTACGCGACGCAAAACAGCCTCATTTTGTTCGATGAAATCGGGCGCGGCACATCGACGTATGACGGCATGGCACTCGCGCAAGCGATGATCGAATACATTCACGACTATATCGGCGCGAAAACGTTGTTCAGCACGCACTACCATGAGCTGACCGCGTTAGAAGGCTCGCTCGAGCGGCTGTGCAACGTCCATGCCCGCGCCGTCGAAGAAAACGGCAAGGTCGTCTTTTTGCACCAAATCGCCGACGGACCAGCTGACCGCAGCTACGGCATCCATGTCGCCGAATTGGCCGGGCTGCCTGCTCCGCTCATCGAACGAGCCCGCGATATTTTAGCCAAGCTCGAGCAAGCGGCTGGAAACAGCGCCCTTGCGCACGGGCTTGAAACCGGGCCGGAGAATGGTGCGGCCACAAAAGAAGCGCTCCGGCCGCCGCGCGGGTTGGAATCAAATGCGAAATCGGCCGCCGGCCGCGCTGACGAGCGAAGCGCTAGGCAGGAAGCGGGAGATAGAGCAGACGCAGTAAACGAAGCGGCCTTTGAACAGTTGAGCATGTTTCCCGACTTCGTCCCGGCGCCTGCCGAGCCGCACTTGTCCGGCAAAGAGAAAAAGGCGCTCGCGGCGCTTAAGGAAGTCAATTTGCTTGAGATGACGCCGCTTGAGGCGTTAAACAAGCTGTATGAACTGCAAAAACTGCTTAAATAA
- a CDS encoding outer spore coat protein CotE — MSEYREIITKAVVGKGRKFTQSTHTVTAPNRPSSILGCWIINHRYEAKKCDKTVEIHGHYDINVWYSYNNNTKTEVVTETVSYTDVVKLKYRDKDNLISDDTDIIVRVIQQPNCLECTISPNGNKIVVDVEREFVAEVIGETKVCVAINPEGCGKDDDFCDDDDLDEELEDLSPDLLLGEEE; from the coding sequence ATGTCTGAATACAGAGAAATTATTACAAAAGCCGTTGTCGGCAAAGGCCGCAAGTTCACGCAATCGACCCATACGGTGACGGCGCCGAACCGCCCGTCAAGCATTCTCGGCTGCTGGATCATCAATCACCGCTATGAAGCGAAAAAATGCGATAAAACGGTGGAAATTCACGGCCACTACGACATTAACGTCTGGTATTCATACAACAACAATACGAAAACGGAAGTCGTCACGGAAACGGTCTCGTACACCGATGTGGTCAAGTTAAAATATCGCGATAAAGACAATTTAATTAGCGACGATACCGATATTATCGTCCGCGTCATCCAGCAGCCAAACTGCCTTGAATGCACCATTTCGCCGAACGGCAACAAAATCGTCGTCGATGTCGAGCGGGAGTTTGTCGCCGAAGTGATCGGCGAAACGAAAGTGTGTGTCGCCATCAACCCAGAAGGGTGCGGCAAAGACGACGATTTTTGCGATGACGACGACCTTGACGAAGAATTGGAAGATTTAAGCCCGGACCTGTTGCTCGGCGAAGAAGAGTAA
- a CDS encoding 2-oxoacid:ferredoxin oxidoreductase subunit beta, with protein sequence MATFKDFRNDVKPNWCPGCGDFSVQAAIQRAAANLGLEPHQLAVISGIGCSGRISGYIHSYGFHGTHGRALPLAQGVKMANRDLTVIAAGGDGDGFAIGMGHTVHAIRRNIDITYIVMDNQIYGLTKGQTSPRSAAGFKTKSTPQGSIEPALSPLEIALSAGATFVAQSFSSDLKELTSLIEEGVKHKGFSLINVFSPCVTYNKVNTYEWFKEHLVKVDDIEGYDPSNREMAMQTVMKYNGLVTGLIYQNQEQKSYQELVPGYSETPLSEADLKLSKEKFAELVAEFM encoded by the coding sequence ATGGCCACCTTTAAAGATTTCCGCAATGATGTGAAGCCAAACTGGTGCCCGGGCTGCGGCGACTTTTCTGTTCAAGCCGCCATCCAGCGCGCAGCCGCCAACCTCGGGTTGGAACCGCACCAGCTGGCTGTCATTTCCGGGATCGGCTGTTCGGGTCGCATTTCCGGCTACATTCACTCTTACGGGTTTCACGGCACGCACGGACGCGCTTTGCCGCTTGCCCAAGGAGTGAAAATGGCGAACCGCGACTTGACGGTCATCGCCGCCGGCGGCGACGGCGACGGATTTGCAATCGGCATGGGGCACACGGTTCACGCCATTCGCCGCAACATCGACATTACGTACATCGTCATGGACAACCAAATTTACGGGCTGACGAAAGGGCAAACATCGCCGCGCAGCGCCGCCGGATTTAAAACAAAAAGCACGCCGCAAGGATCGATCGAGCCGGCGTTGTCGCCGCTTGAAATCGCTTTGAGCGCCGGAGCGACGTTTGTCGCGCAAAGCTTCTCGAGCGACTTAAAAGAGTTGACAAGCTTAATTGAAGAAGGCGTCAAACATAAAGGCTTTTCGCTCATCAACGTCTTTAGCCCGTGCGTCACATACAATAAAGTGAACACGTACGAATGGTTTAAAGAGCATTTGGTGAAAGTGGACGACATCGAAGGGTACGATCCATCCAACCGGGAGATGGCGATGCAAACGGTGATGAAATATAACGGGCTTGTCACCGGGCTCATCTACCAAAATCAAGAGCAAAAGTCGTACCAAGAGCTTGTCCCCGGTTACAGCGAGACGCCGCTTTCTGAAGCGGATTTGAAACTAAGCAAAGAAAAATTTGCTGAACTGGTCGCGGAGTTTATGTAA
- a CDS encoding dipeptidase, translating to MIFDAHCDALMKLWQDRSLSFQDGPSLHVTLSGMADAGVKVQCFAIYVPETVPEEARFTAALEMVDLFFTRIVDMFPSVKAVRTKQDIASLREGEIGAMLTLEGCDAIGANLVKLKTLLRLGVASVGLTWNFPNAVADGAWEKRGAGLTAFGRQVIGLLNETKRWVDVSHLSEKAFWDVMETARFPIASHSNAHRLCPHPRNLTDEQIQALIKKDGMIGINFVPYFLTGDKRGATVADVLRHLDYVCALGGENNVGFGSDFDGITETVAGLEAVKDYLRLVNELYKHYSSSQVERFLFRNFYEHLPE from the coding sequence ATGATTTTTGATGCTCATTGTGACGCGCTGATGAAACTATGGCAAGACCGGTCATTGTCGTTTCAGGACGGGCCATCGCTTCATGTTACGCTTTCGGGAATGGCGGATGCTGGGGTGAAAGTGCAATGCTTTGCCATTTACGTGCCGGAAACGGTGCCGGAAGAGGCCCGGTTCACTGCGGCCCTTGAGATGGTGGATCTGTTTTTCACCCGCATTGTCGACATGTTTCCGTCTGTGAAGGCGGTGCGGACGAAACAAGACATTGCCTCCCTTAGAGAAGGGGAGATCGGCGCGATGTTGACGCTTGAAGGATGCGATGCGATTGGCGCCAACCTTGTCAAGTTAAAGACGCTCCTTCGCCTCGGTGTCGCTTCTGTCGGCTTGACGTGGAACTTTCCGAACGCCGTCGCCGACGGGGCGTGGGAAAAGCGTGGCGCCGGGTTGACTGCGTTCGGCCGGCAAGTCATCGGGCTGCTCAATGAAACGAAACGATGGGTGGACGTGTCGCATTTATCGGAAAAAGCGTTTTGGGATGTGATGGAGACGGCTCGTTTTCCGATCGCTTCCCATTCAAATGCCCATCGCCTCTGTCCGCATCCGCGCAATTTGACGGACGAGCAAATTCAGGCGCTGATCAAAAAAGACGGAATGATTGGCATTAATTTTGTGCCATATTTTTTGACAGGTGACAAACGGGGAGCGACGGTCGCGGATGTGCTCCGCCATCTTGATTACGTATGCGCGCTCGGAGGGGAAAACAACGTCGGGTTTGGCTCTGACTTTGACGGCATTACGGAGACGGTGGCTGGCCTTGAAGCCGTGAAGGACTACCTTCGGCTTGTCAATGAATTGTACAAGCACTACTCCAGCAGTCAAGTGGAGCGCTTTTTGTTCCGCAATTTTTATGAGCATTTGCCGGAGTGA
- a CDS encoding RicAFT regulatory complex protein RicA family protein, whose product MAKYTRDEILAKAKQLAKMIAETEEVDFFKRAEEKIHQNEKVRTLINELKSLQKQAVNLQHYGKHEALKRVEAKIDAIYEQLEQIPIVSEFQQSQADVNDLLQLIASTISNTVTDEILASTGGDVLRGETGAALRYNKHGGCH is encoded by the coding sequence ATGGCAAAATATACGCGGGACGAGATTTTGGCGAAGGCGAAGCAGCTGGCGAAAATGATCGCTGAAACGGAAGAAGTCGACTTTTTCAAACGGGCGGAAGAAAAAATCCACCAAAACGAAAAAGTGCGCACGTTAATCAATGAGTTAAAGTCGCTGCAAAAACAAGCGGTCAACCTCCAGCACTACGGCAAACATGAAGCGCTGAAGCGCGTCGAGGCGAAAATCGACGCCATTTATGAGCAACTGGAGCAAATTCCGATCGTCAGCGAATTTCAGCAATCGCAAGCCGATGTGAACGATTTGCTTCAGCTCATCGCCTCGACGATTTCCAATACGGTGACTGATGAAATTCTTGCATCGACCGGCGGCGATGTGCTGCGCGGTGAAACGGGCGCCGCGCTTCGCTACAACAAGCATGGCGGCTGCCATTAA